Proteins from a single region of Psychrobacter cryohalolentis K5:
- a CDS encoding LysR substrate-binding domain-containing protein, with amino-acid sequence MKTDTNPSLAFRRYPSTTALQCFETAARHLSFTNAALELHMTQSAISKQVAQLEEMLNISLFYRTSQRISLTPAGKAYYIDVLSILKHIETATTNLMSHSSNLEVLKMVSHPTFCARWLIPALHGFSQENPLIRLDIKEQVGPFFSEEHDIDIAFLYGEGTWSGMQNVKLFDEYCVAVCRPDYLQGKDLQPQQSDSYVLLQLSSRPSAWYEYFKQQLISLDGTFVGPRFDTFHACISAALTGYGVALVPLRLVAPELQSGQLMMAWKYAAKGRGAYYMSYPLSLGNSHKTKVMQEWIARYLETSSQSQVELASLLGITCTSISHG; translated from the coding sequence ATGAAAACTGATACCAATCCTTCGCTTGCGTTTAGAAGATACCCTTCGACGACTGCGCTGCAATGCTTCGAGACAGCGGCTCGTCACCTAAGTTTTACTAATGCCGCCTTAGAGCTGCATATGACGCAAAGTGCGATAAGCAAGCAAGTGGCGCAGTTAGAAGAGATGCTGAATATCTCTTTGTTTTATCGTACCTCGCAGCGTATTTCGTTAACGCCAGCAGGCAAAGCTTATTATATCGATGTACTAAGTATTCTTAAGCATATCGAGACTGCGACGACCAATTTGATGTCGCATAGCAGTAATTTGGAGGTGCTAAAAATGGTCTCGCATCCCACTTTTTGTGCACGTTGGCTGATTCCTGCGCTTCACGGCTTTAGTCAGGAAAACCCTTTAATTAGGCTGGATATTAAAGAGCAGGTAGGTCCATTTTTCTCCGAAGAGCATGATATCGATATTGCGTTCTTATACGGAGAAGGGACGTGGTCGGGAATGCAAAACGTTAAATTGTTTGATGAGTACTGTGTGGCGGTTTGTCGCCCTGATTATTTGCAAGGTAAAGACTTGCAACCGCAGCAGTCGGACAGCTATGTATTGCTACAGCTGAGTTCACGTCCTAGCGCATGGTACGAATACTTTAAGCAGCAGCTGATTAGCTTGGATGGTACGTTTGTAGGCCCACGCTTTGATACGTTTCATGCCTGTATTTCGGCAGCTTTAACAGGTTATGGCGTTGCCTTGGTGCCGTTACGTTTGGTGGCTCCCGAGCTACAATCGGGTCAGCTGATGATGGCTTGGAAATATGCGGCCAAGGGGAGAGGGGCTTACTATATGTCTTATCCTTTATCGCTTGGCAACTCGCACAAGACCAAAGTGATGCAAGAGTGGATTGCACGCTACTTAGAAACCTCTAGTCAGAGTCAGGTGGAGTTAGCCAGTTTGCTTGGTATCACTTGTACGAGTATCAGCCACGGATAA
- the nhaC gene encoding Na+/H+ antiporter NhaC, whose amino-acid sequence MIADKPHKPHDPDIEGYDPSSSFLLDIAPLILTAIILMVQFFVFKDFTPHIPLACGILITGLFMKIRGRSWDGMEERFLKVVKIGLPAMIILMGVGMLIGAWIIAGTVPTILYYGFSVFSPSSFLVSVCLICAIISVATGTSWGTVGTVGLAMMGIGLGLGIPPSLTGGAIVSGAFFGDKMSPLSDTTNLTPAAAGVDLWDHIRGMLPTTVPAMVTALILYAWIGMSYGADNVDLTSIKEIQTSLAANYNLSIITLLPAVVVVIAAVMKMPAIPTVLSGVVVAGLVAFFMQGVGVHDIFNVLQNGFKSETGFAVVDQLLSKGGVMSMTWVVTLTIFALAFVGSIEHYGTLKAIMAKINNMVKSRFGLVITTYASTIGVGTLIGDVYTTLVLPGRLLKDKYKEMGYKRTTLTRSIEDTGTLLSPLIPWNMGGSFVAATLGIATLTYAPFAFACWLSPLFGLLWVVLNKFIPREKPTVIDNTSTLSTVENV is encoded by the coding sequence ATGATTGCAGATAAACCTCACAAACCGCATGACCCTGATATCGAAGGTTATGATCCTTCTTCTAGCTTCCTGCTAGATATTGCCCCACTGATACTGACTGCCATTATTCTAATGGTGCAATTTTTTGTCTTTAAAGATTTTACTCCGCATATTCCGCTAGCATGTGGCATCTTGATCACCGGTCTGTTTATGAAGATACGTGGTCGCAGCTGGGATGGTATGGAAGAGCGTTTTTTAAAGGTTGTGAAAATTGGTCTGCCTGCCATGATCATCTTGATGGGTGTAGGGATGCTCATCGGTGCTTGGATTATCGCCGGCACTGTACCCACTATTTTATACTACGGCTTTAGTGTTTTTTCTCCCTCCTCATTTCTAGTCTCTGTTTGTCTTATTTGTGCCATTATTTCAGTAGCAACGGGTACCTCTTGGGGCACGGTTGGCACAGTCGGTTTAGCTATGATGGGTATTGGTTTGGGGTTAGGTATTCCACCGTCACTAACAGGTGGTGCCATCGTCTCTGGTGCTTTTTTTGGCGACAAAATGTCTCCGTTGTCTGACACCACGAACTTAACACCAGCTGCTGCCGGTGTTGACCTCTGGGACCATATCCGTGGCATGTTGCCGACGACTGTACCTGCCATGGTGACTGCTCTGATTCTCTATGCTTGGATTGGTATGAGCTACGGCGCAGACAATGTCGATCTCACCTCAATCAAAGAAATACAAACCTCATTAGCAGCGAACTATAACCTGAGCATTATTACTTTATTACCTGCTGTTGTCGTCGTCATTGCAGCTGTTATGAAAATGCCAGCCATTCCAACGGTATTGTCAGGTGTGGTAGTCGCAGGTCTTGTCGCATTCTTTATGCAAGGCGTCGGTGTCCATGACATCTTTAACGTCCTACAAAACGGTTTTAAAAGTGAGACCGGCTTTGCTGTGGTCGATCAACTGTTGTCTAAAGGTGGCGTGATGTCCATGACTTGGGTCGTGACCTTAACTATCTTTGCACTAGCTTTTGTCGGTTCAATTGAGCATTACGGTACATTAAAAGCCATCATGGCCAAAATCAACAACATGGTGAAATCGAGATTTGGTTTAGTGATTACGACTTATGCCAGTACCATCGGTGTTGGTACGCTTATCGGTGATGTCTATACCACGCTAGTCTTACCGGGTCGTCTGCTCAAAGATAAGTATAAAGAGATGGGTTACAAGCGCACGACGCTTACTCGCTCTATCGAAGATACGGGTACGCTGTTATCGCCACTTATTCCTTGGAATATGGGCGGTAGCTTTGTCGCGGCAACCCTAGGTATTGCGACCTTAACTTACGCTCCATTCGCCTTTGCCTGCTGGTTATCACCATTGTTTGGCTTGCTATGGGTCGTCTTAAATAAATTTATTCCTCGTGAAAAACCGACTGTCATCGATAACACAAGCACGCTCTCTACCGTAGAAAACGTATAA
- a CDS encoding 2-aminoadipate transaminase, which produces MDSLYNVTDAFTMVHPVTLSKGKNAHVWDTNGKHYIDFVGGIGVLNFGHCHPHIVDAIIDQSQNLIHYAYNAAGHLPYQKLMPRLCDLVPIAGKLAGMLTNCGAEATENAIKIARMKTGRVGVIAFDGGFHGRTLAAVNLNGKVAPYKRGLGPLAGSVYHIPFPSPDNNISDQQAIDTLLRLFEVETDIGNIGAIIAEPVQGEGGFQLMSSKFAQYLRKFCDDHGILLIMDEIQSGFGRTGTPFAFSHLGIEPDMVLLGKSIAGGLPLGAVIGKGTVMNDLPKGSLGGTYSGNPVACAAANATLDIMAENAVWDFAKHYQQTIEKTIAQWQQEGITPWLYSLTGIGAMRGIELRHPSHGTHPSVMAYILAEARKQGLLLMPSGKYRHIIRLLPPLTIEPETLQEGLDILKGILASIPNELPIQ; this is translated from the coding sequence ATGGATTCGTTGTATAACGTTACCGATGCATTCACCATGGTGCATCCAGTAACCCTTAGCAAAGGTAAAAATGCGCACGTTTGGGATACGAATGGCAAGCACTATATTGATTTCGTCGGTGGTATCGGCGTATTAAATTTTGGTCATTGTCATCCGCATATCGTGGACGCTATCATCGATCAATCACAAAACCTCATCCACTACGCTTATAATGCGGCAGGTCACCTGCCTTACCAAAAGCTCATGCCGAGACTTTGCGATTTAGTTCCCATTGCAGGCAAACTTGCAGGCATGTTAACCAATTGCGGCGCCGAAGCGACCGAAAACGCGATCAAAATTGCCCGTATGAAGACTGGTCGTGTCGGTGTGATTGCTTTTGATGGCGGCTTTCATGGCCGTACCCTCGCAGCTGTTAATCTCAATGGTAAAGTGGCCCCGTATAAACGTGGTCTTGGCCCTCTTGCCGGCAGTGTCTATCATATCCCATTCCCAAGCCCTGATAATAATATCAGTGACCAGCAAGCGATTGACACTTTGCTGCGCCTGTTCGAGGTCGAAACGGATATTGGTAATATCGGCGCTATCATCGCAGAACCTGTACAAGGCGAGGGCGGTTTTCAATTAATGTCGTCAAAATTTGCTCAATACTTACGTAAGTTTTGTGATGATCATGGCATCTTGCTCATTATGGACGAGATTCAGTCAGGCTTTGGGCGTACAGGTACACCTTTTGCTTTCAGCCATCTAGGTATCGAGCCTGATATGGTATTGCTGGGTAAAAGTATTGCCGGCGGTTTACCATTGGGGGCAGTCATTGGTAAAGGCACTGTCATGAACGACTTACCAAAGGGCAGCTTGGGCGGTACTTATTCTGGCAACCCAGTAGCATGTGCTGCTGCCAATGCCACGCTCGATATCATGGCAGAAAATGCCGTATGGGACTTCGCAAAACACTATCAGCAGACCATTGAAAAGACGATAGCGCAGTGGCAGCAAGAGGGTATAACGCCTTGGTTATATAGTTTAACCGGTATCGGTGCTATGCGTGGCATTGAACTGCGTCATCCGTCTCACGGTACGCACCCAAGCGTGATGGCCTATATTTTAGCGGAAGCTCGTAAGCAAGGACTGCTGTTGATGCCTAGTGGTAAATACCGCCATATTATTCGCTTATTACCGCCATTAACGATTGAGCCTGAAACCCTACAAGAAGGTCTTGATATCTTGAAAGGCATTCTAGCATCCATCCCAAACGAGCTGCCGATTCAATGA
- a CDS encoding ornithine cyclodeaminase family protein produces the protein MHILDSKTVKSQLTMTMAIDSIEQLLTLQVQHPEWIKCPERLVIPTFTASDKNSGSHLSMPSVLFDGHEEFAIVKLVTICPDNPKRNLPTTTAVVSVSNNDTGEILAFMDGVYVTQVRTAALSGIASKYLAKPDSQQVSVIGCGGMAYEQLNAVLTVCPNIKKVTLWNRAAKGANTFKTQFSEQYPEWSVTIEVCEDIASAVKDADVINLATRATEGLFEINQIKADVHINAVGAYQPEMKEVSDSVIEACSHVFIDDIAGGRHEAGDLIQADAAEGCSWTWDDLSGDLADLVTKNITINQYKKGITLFKSVGAASFDAAVALKVAQKAKDEGLGQLITWG, from the coding sequence ATGCATATTTTAGACAGCAAAACGGTAAAGAGTCAATTGACAATGACCATGGCTATCGACTCAATCGAGCAGCTGTTGACCTTACAAGTGCAGCATCCAGAGTGGATTAAGTGCCCTGAGCGCTTGGTCATTCCAACTTTCACTGCCAGTGATAAAAACAGTGGCTCACATCTATCGATGCCTTCAGTATTGTTCGACGGTCATGAAGAATTTGCTATCGTTAAACTGGTCACTATTTGTCCAGATAATCCAAAGCGAAATCTACCGACGACTACCGCTGTGGTGAGTGTCTCAAACAATGATACGGGTGAAATCCTTGCCTTCATGGATGGTGTTTATGTCACTCAAGTACGTACGGCAGCGCTATCAGGTATCGCAAGTAAGTATCTAGCAAAGCCAGATAGCCAGCAAGTGTCAGTCATCGGCTGTGGCGGGATGGCGTATGAGCAGCTGAATGCTGTGCTCACTGTATGTCCAAATATCAAAAAGGTAACGCTATGGAATCGAGCTGCTAAGGGTGCAAATACCTTTAAAACACAGTTTTCTGAACAGTATCCAGAATGGTCGGTCACCATCGAAGTCTGCGAAGATATCGCGAGCGCTGTAAAAGATGCCGATGTGATTAACTTGGCGACACGTGCAACCGAAGGCTTGTTTGAGATAAACCAAATTAAAGCCGATGTACATATTAATGCGGTAGGCGCTTATCAACCTGAGATGAAAGAAGTCAGTGATTCCGTCATTGAAGCCTGCTCACACGTTTTCATCGATGATATCGCGGGCGGACGTCATGAAGCGGGCGATTTAATTCAAGCAGATGCTGCTGAGGGTTGTAGTTGGACTTGGGACGATTTAAGTGGCGATTTAGCGGACTTGGTCACAAAAAATATTACTATCAATCAATATAAAAAAGGCATCACCCTGTTCAAATCTGTTGGGGCTGCCAGTTTTGATGCGGCAGTCGCTTTGAAAGTTGCTCAAAAAGCTAAAGACGAAGGTTTGGGTCAGCTGATTACTTGGGGGTAG
- a CDS encoding L-piperidine-6-carboxylate dehydrogenase, with product MIKQYMSAMGVDESQYQAGDFAVHSPIDGEVIGKVALHQVNDVDTQIQDAKKAFKEWRTVPAPKRGELVRILGEVLREHKEDLGALVSLEAGKIKEEGLGEVQEMIDICDFAVGLSRQLYGLTIASERPGHHMRETWQPLGVIAVISAFNFPVAVWSWNTALALVCGNPVIWKPSEKTPLTAIACQALFEKALAKFGDAPANLSQLLLGEADVGNALVEHKDVALVSATGSTRMGRIVGPKVAERFGKSLLELGGNNAMILTPSADLDLALRGILFSAVGTAGQRCTTLRRLFVHESVKDDILPRVKAAYSTVSIGHPLEGNLVGPLIDEDSFNNMQDALSKARAAGGTVTGGERVLQDKYPNAYYVTPAIVEMDAQNDVVRHETFAPILYVMTYTEFDEALELQNDVPQGLSSCVFTNDLREAELFLSARGSDCGIANVNIGTSGAEIGGAFGGEKETGGGRESGSDAWKNYMRRQTNTVNYSTELPLAQGINFG from the coding sequence ATGATTAAGCAATATATGTCAGCCATGGGCGTCGACGAAAGCCAGTACCAAGCAGGCGATTTCGCAGTTCATAGCCCTATCGATGGTGAAGTCATCGGTAAGGTCGCTTTGCATCAAGTGAATGATGTCGACACACAAATACAAGATGCTAAAAAAGCCTTCAAAGAATGGCGTACAGTGCCTGCTCCTAAGCGTGGCGAATTGGTCCGTATTTTAGGCGAAGTGCTCCGTGAGCACAAAGAAGATCTAGGCGCGCTAGTTTCTCTAGAAGCCGGTAAAATCAAAGAAGAAGGTCTAGGCGAGGTCCAAGAGATGATCGATATCTGCGACTTTGCAGTAGGTCTATCTCGTCAGCTTTATGGTTTGACTATCGCCTCAGAGCGTCCTGGTCACCACATGCGCGAAACTTGGCAGCCACTCGGCGTCATCGCGGTCATCTCAGCATTTAACTTTCCTGTTGCGGTTTGGTCATGGAACACGGCGCTAGCCTTGGTCTGTGGTAACCCTGTCATCTGGAAACCTTCAGAAAAAACCCCTTTAACCGCCATCGCTTGCCAAGCGCTATTCGAAAAAGCTTTGGCCAAATTTGGTGATGCGCCTGCCAATCTATCTCAGCTCTTATTGGGTGAAGCCGATGTCGGTAATGCGTTGGTTGAGCATAAAGATGTGGCTCTCGTCAGTGCGACGGGCAGCACACGTATGGGCAGAATCGTAGGGCCAAAAGTCGCTGAGCGTTTCGGTAAGTCTTTACTTGAACTTGGTGGTAACAACGCCATGATCCTAACGCCAAGTGCCGATTTAGACCTAGCCTTACGCGGTATTTTATTTTCAGCTGTCGGTACGGCAGGTCAGCGCTGCACCACGCTACGCCGTTTATTTGTCCACGAATCTGTAAAAGATGACATCTTACCACGCGTAAAAGCCGCTTATTCAACCGTGAGCATCGGTCATCCACTAGAAGGCAACTTGGTCGGTCCGCTTATCGATGAAGATAGCTTTAATAACATGCAAGATGCCTTGAGTAAAGCCCGTGCAGCCGGCGGTACAGTGACTGGTGGTGAGCGTGTTTTACAAGATAAGTATCCAAACGCTTACTACGTGACGCCTGCTATTGTTGAGATGGATGCGCAAAATGACGTCGTCCGTCATGAGACTTTCGCGCCTATCTTATATGTCATGACCTATACAGAATTCGACGAAGCTTTAGAGCTGCAAAATGACGTACCACAAGGTTTATCTTCTTGCGTCTTTACCAATGACTTACGTGAAGCTGAGCTGTTCTTAAGTGCCCGCGGTAGTGACTGTGGTATTGCCAACGTCAACATCGGTACCAGCGGTGCTGAGATTGGTGGCGCATTCGGCGGCGAAAAAGAAACCGGCGGTGGTCGTGAGTCAGGCTCTGATGCGTGGAAAAACTACATGCGTCGTCAGACCAATACGGTCAACTACTCAACTGAGCTACCACTAGCACAAGGTATTAATTTCGGTTAA
- a CDS encoding 2-oxoadipate dioxygenase/decarboxylase HglS yields MSSDDIRHRFSLAMSKMYQKEVPLYTDLMNLVAEVNKDVLDKQPEIAEQLKNTNEIDRLSMERHGAIRLGTAAELMMMRRLFAVMGMHPVGYYDLAPAGVPVHSTAFRAIDTASLNNSPFRVFTSLLRLDLIGDATLKQQAQAALDARCIFTDDAIKLIKIYENEGGLTNEQGEQFVQEALETFRWHEQSPISKDVYEQLAGQHQLIADVVGFKGPHINHLTPRTLDIDAVQQGMQRRGITPKAIIEGPPRRYCPILLRQTSFKALVEAVSFKDVEGQYESGQHTARFGEIEQRGVALTPKGRALYDQLLTEAREKLGMTPNEDNAEQYYRLLSESFAAFPDDYQTLHHEQLAYFLYQVADKEAFANQFVDPSSNELSAANLQSLIEQDIIRIEPIVYEDFLPVSAAGIFQSNLHRDSENSYDGQSNKQEFEQALGMRVQDELALYAQRQNESLQACLASLRQVA; encoded by the coding sequence ATGAGCAGTGATGATATCCGTCATCGTTTTTCGCTCGCTATGTCAAAGATGTATCAAAAAGAAGTGCCGCTATATACTGATCTTATGAATCTGGTCGCTGAAGTTAATAAGGATGTATTGGACAAGCAACCTGAGATTGCTGAACAGCTTAAGAATACTAATGAAATCGATAGACTCAGCATGGAGCGCCATGGAGCGATTCGATTGGGTACGGCGGCAGAGCTTATGATGATGCGTCGTTTGTTTGCAGTTATGGGCATGCACCCGGTCGGTTACTATGACCTAGCGCCTGCTGGCGTGCCAGTGCATTCTACAGCGTTTCGCGCGATTGATACGGCATCGCTCAATAATAGTCCGTTTCGCGTATTTACCTCATTATTGCGTTTAGATTTGATTGGCGATGCGACGCTCAAGCAACAAGCCCAAGCGGCATTGGATGCACGCTGTATTTTTACCGATGACGCAATCAAACTGATTAAAATTTATGAAAACGAGGGCGGTCTAACGAATGAGCAGGGTGAGCAATTTGTCCAAGAAGCGTTAGAGACTTTCCGCTGGCATGAGCAGTCGCCTATCTCGAAAGACGTATATGAGCAGTTGGCAGGTCAGCATCAACTGATTGCCGATGTGGTTGGGTTTAAAGGACCACATATCAATCATTTGACCCCAAGGACGCTAGATATCGATGCCGTCCAACAAGGTATGCAGCGCCGAGGGATTACACCAAAAGCGATCATTGAGGGACCGCCACGCCGTTACTGTCCTATTCTTTTGCGCCAGACCAGTTTTAAGGCATTAGTAGAAGCAGTAAGTTTTAAAGATGTTGAAGGTCAATATGAATCAGGTCAGCATACTGCTCGCTTTGGTGAAATTGAGCAGCGCGGTGTAGCCCTGACCCCAAAAGGCCGTGCCCTTTACGACCAATTGCTAACCGAAGCTCGTGAAAAATTGGGCATGACCCCAAATGAAGACAATGCTGAGCAATATTATCGATTATTAAGCGAATCTTTTGCCGCTTTTCCAGACGATTATCAGACACTGCATCATGAGCAGCTCGCTTATTTCCTCTATCAGGTAGCTGACAAGGAAGCTTTTGCAAATCAGTTCGTGGATCCATCGTCAAACGAGCTCTCTGCTGCTAATCTGCAAAGCCTGATTGAGCAAGATATCATTCGTATCGAGCCGATTGTTTATGAAGACTTTTTGCCTGTGAGTGCAGCCGGTATCTTCCAGTCCAATCTTCATAGAGATAGCGAGAACAGCTATGATGGTCAGTCCAATAAGCAAGAATTTGAGCAAGCCTTAGGCATGCGTGTGCAAGATGAATTGGCATTATATGCGCAGCGGCAGAACGAGAGTCTACAAGCGTGTTTGGCCTCATTACGACAAGTGGCCTAA
- a CDS encoding FAD-binding oxidoreductase has protein sequence MTEQVLSILQEQHGYDASQIKTDTVSLEHWGKDWTKHFAPAPSAIVFPKSTKQVQALVKLANEYNIVITPSGGRTGLSAGAVASNGEIVVSLDKMNKIVQFYPADRLVEVEAGVITAQLQQFAEAQDLYYPVDFASAGSSQIGGNIGTNAGGIKVIRYGMTRQWVMGLTVVTGKGDILKLNRGMIKNATGYDLRQLFIGAEGTLGIVTEAQMKLNRPPQDLTVMVLGMDEFDHVMQVLAAFQAQIDLTAFEFFDEVAVDKLMATGHVQEPFEARTKYYVLLEFEAPYEPIMDKAMAIFEDCMDNGWIVDGVMSQSMAQAMDLWKLREYISETISVFTPYKNDISVLISHVPNFIHDIETIVNAKYPDFEICWFGHIGDGNLHLNILKPENLSKDEFFGQCQTVNNSIFEVVQKYGGSISAEHGVGMTKKPYLHYSRSETEIDYLREIKKVLDPNGIMNRGKIFDL, from the coding sequence TTGACTGAGCAAGTATTGTCTATATTGCAAGAGCAGCATGGTTATGATGCATCACAGATTAAGACGGATACTGTGAGTCTAGAGCATTGGGGTAAAGACTGGACCAAACATTTTGCGCCAGCACCCTCTGCTATCGTATTTCCGAAATCTACTAAGCAGGTCCAAGCCTTAGTAAAGCTGGCAAATGAGTATAATATTGTTATCACACCGAGTGGTGGTCGTACTGGGCTATCGGCAGGTGCAGTCGCTAGCAATGGTGAGATAGTCGTCAGCCTAGATAAGATGAATAAAATTGTTCAGTTTTATCCGGCTGATCGTTTGGTAGAGGTGGAGGCCGGTGTGATTACTGCGCAGCTACAGCAATTTGCCGAAGCGCAGGATTTGTATTATCCGGTTGATTTTGCCTCAGCAGGTTCGAGTCAGATCGGTGGTAATATTGGTACCAATGCTGGCGGGATTAAAGTGATTCGCTATGGCATGACACGTCAATGGGTAATGGGTCTAACTGTCGTGACGGGCAAAGGTGATATCCTTAAGCTGAATCGAGGCATGATTAAAAACGCTACTGGCTATGATTTACGTCAATTATTTATTGGCGCTGAAGGCACATTAGGTATCGTCACCGAAGCACAAATGAAGCTCAACCGTCCACCCCAAGATTTGACCGTGATGGTGCTCGGCATGGATGAATTTGACCATGTGATGCAGGTGTTAGCGGCTTTTCAAGCACAAATTGATTTGACTGCGTTTGAGTTCTTTGATGAGGTGGCGGTTGATAAATTAATGGCGACTGGGCATGTGCAAGAGCCGTTTGAAGCTCGAACCAAATACTACGTTTTATTAGAATTCGAAGCGCCGTATGAGCCGATTATGGATAAGGCGATGGCTATCTTTGAAGACTGTATGGATAATGGTTGGATAGTTGATGGGGTAATGAGTCAGAGTATGGCTCAGGCGATGGACTTGTGGAAGCTGCGCGAGTATATCTCTGAGACGATTTCAGTATTCACGCCGTATAAAAATGACATATCAGTACTCATCAGCCATGTGCCAAACTTTATCCATGATATAGAAACGATCGTAAACGCCAAATATCCAGATTTTGAGATTTGCTGGTTTGGACATATTGGTGATGGCAACTTGCATCTCAATATTTTAAAGCCCGAGAATTTATCGAAAGATGAATTCTTTGGGCAATGCCAGACGGTAAATAATTCTATCTTTGAGGTAGTACAGAAGTATGGTGGTTCGATCTCAGCAGAACATGGCGTGGGTATGACTAAAAAGCCTTATCTACACTATAGCCGTAGCGAAACCGAGATTGATTATCTGCGTGAGATTAAGAAAGTGCTCGATCCCAATGGTATTATGAATCGCGGCAAGATTTTTGATCTTTAG
- a CDS encoding L-pipecolate oxidase: MLQEQCLWSVTAPKTHHYDTLTSETQTRVCIIGGGYTGLSAAIHLAEQGVAVVLLESKIIGSGGSGRNVGFVNAGTWARPDDLNKIMGEEVGERLGTALGQAPSLVFDIIDRHHIDAKDTRTGNIHMAHNAKGEADVDIRYDQLIRRGVHAEVLTGARCHEYCGTTSINKALLDHRAGTINPSAYVNGLAAAATKLGVRIYEHSAVTSVEKSDGNWYVRTADAAVKAEKVIIATNAYTEGEWTDIKKTFYLVDYYQIASEPLTGEVADRILPYKTGAWDTRLALSSIRRDKEGRLLLGTVGGKAMKSKTFYQNWANVVQKSYFPDLPKFKWQYEWYGHFGFTQDHIMRIFEPEDGILAATAYNGRGITTGTMIGKCFADYIISGDRDVLPLPFKTVKEAKVSMSGLRSGYTELGLTLYHMGQCLKIIA; the protein is encoded by the coding sequence ATGTTGCAAGAGCAATGTTTGTGGAGCGTCACTGCGCCCAAAACTCACCACTACGATACCCTAACAAGCGAAACGCAAACACGAGTTTGTATCATCGGCGGTGGTTATACTGGACTGTCTGCTGCGATCCATCTGGCGGAGCAAGGAGTGGCGGTGGTGTTACTAGAGAGTAAGATCATCGGTAGCGGCGGCTCAGGACGCAATGTGGGTTTTGTGAATGCCGGTACTTGGGCTCGTCCTGATGACCTCAATAAAATCATGGGAGAAGAGGTTGGTGAACGTTTAGGGACTGCGCTCGGTCAGGCGCCAAGTCTCGTGTTTGACATCATCGATCGCCATCATATTGATGCAAAGGATACGCGTACGGGCAATATCCATATGGCACACAATGCCAAGGGTGAAGCCGATGTGGACATCCGTTATGATCAGTTGATACGTCGCGGTGTTCATGCCGAGGTGTTAACCGGTGCGCGCTGCCATGAATACTGCGGGACAACCAGTATCAATAAGGCTCTGCTCGATCATCGTGCGGGCACTATTAACCCATCCGCATACGTCAATGGCTTAGCGGCAGCCGCGACTAAATTAGGCGTACGTATCTATGAGCACTCGGCAGTAACCTCAGTTGAGAAATCTGATGGTAATTGGTATGTGCGTACGGCTGATGCGGCAGTGAAAGCTGAAAAAGTCATCATCGCGACCAATGCTTATACCGAAGGCGAATGGACAGATATTAAGAAGACGTTCTATTTGGTTGATTATTATCAAATTGCCTCTGAGCCATTGACCGGTGAAGTGGCAGATCGAATATTGCCTTATAAAACAGGCGCTTGGGATACGCGATTGGCATTGTCCAGTATTCGCCGTGATAAAGAGGGTCGTTTACTCCTTGGCACCGTCGGTGGCAAAGCCATGAAGTCCAAAACCTTCTATCAAAACTGGGCGAATGTCGTACAAAAGAGCTATTTCCCAGATCTGCCTAAATTTAAGTGGCAGTATGAGTGGTACGGTCACTTTGGCTTTACGCAAGACCATATCATGCGTATCTTTGAGCCAGAAGACGGTATCCTTGCCGCGACTGCATACAATGGGCGTGGGATTACCACAGGTACTATGATTGGTAAATGCTTTGCCGATTATATTATCTCAGGTGACCGCGATGTCTTGCCATTACCTTTTAAGACCGTTAAAGAAGCTAAGGTGAGCATGTCGGGACTGCGTTCGGGCTATACGGAGCTGGGGCTGACTTTGTATCATATGGGTCAATGTCTCAAAATCATAGCCTAG